The Pyrus communis chromosome 14, drPyrComm1.1, whole genome shotgun sequence sequence TGAGATTAGTGGGAGCTTAAGTGGGGCCAAATACAGAGAATCTCATGCTTTTGTGAGAGCTACTCTACGGATAACGTGATTCAAATGGCCCTACAAAGCTTTGCTCGTAATGCTTATCATCAACTAATGGTGAAAATAAAATCTTTCCTCGATTTGGAAGTATGGAGTAGAAATACTAAACCATCATAGCTtcatgttctctctctctcaacacgCGAGCGAAAAGTGTATAAACCTTCAATTTTTGTGCTGTTTAATCTGTAGTTCCCTTGTTTGAAACTACACTCCGAGGTTTGTCATTTAACAAAATCAGAATCCAACTTTGGTATTAtctaccacaacacaaacacatttAGCAGCTCATATAATTTTGGTATCCACATCTTTTTTATCATTGATTTAATCGTTGAAATCTTTAATTAAACTGATTTGTTTGCTAATCACCCCTATTTAATCAGCAATACAGCTTAATACAAAGCGCTTTTGGGAAATCATTTTGGTAATTAATCTCTAATTACAGAACTTTTGGTTAGATTAGCATGTCTTCAGGCTCCCAAGATACAAATTGGAAATCATGGATCATACCTTATGTTGCTCCTATTTGCATCTTCACCCTCCTCTTCGGTTACTACAAGATACGCCGACTGCTTTGTAGACCACTTGAGAGCGCGGGCTTATCGAGAAACCCGAACCAAAGTCGTGTACTGAGCGAATTCAACCCAGACGATCCCTCGCTGCAGTTTCAGCGCAACGGACTTGACTTCTCAATTGCTCGGTCTCTTCCCGTGACTCAGTTCAAGAAGAAAGATGAAGCTGAGGCTGCAGAACGGAGCCCCGGCCAGAGCAACACAGACTGCGCAATCTGCTTGGGGGAATTCAACGACGGGGAATGGCTAAAAGAACTACCGAAATGCTCCCATGAATTCCACATTTCTTGCATAGACGCTTGGTTTGTGTCTCACTCAAACTGTCCCATATGCAGATCACAGGTCTCTGATTTGATGCGTGATCCTCCTGTTCCTACGCAAACTCCAGAAGAAACATTGAGCCAAGACGAAGTTGAAGAAAGGGCGGTGAATTTCGAATTGCTGCGATCTGCCGTCATAGATGCAATCCGCCATCCTGGAGATCTCATGACATGAAGCAAGATATGCTCACTGATTTGTTTTCCAATCCAAAAGATATGAGAAACAATGAATTGCATAGATGCTCAAGACAAAGCTGTAGAATCCAGACCGGGGAAGGTGTTTCCGCTTAGAGAAACAATGACTTGCATAGATACGACTCAGCCTTTGCCTTAACCTGTTTCCGGCAAAAGGTCGAAGATGTAGAATCCGAACAGAAGcatttgctctccatgtatatTATATTTCCAGCATTGTCGTACATGTTATGTTATCAAACTTCGGAGAGAACCACCCATTCAAACAACAATCAACATTAATATAGTGGACTTCAAACTTTCTTTTATCGGATGCAAATGAAACTTGAGTTTGAAGCAACCCAGAAACCTTTGCCTCACTACCCACCTAGCCGCCTCCCTACAAACATGACGGTAGATCAACAATTGCATGACTTTCAACTACAGACGGTGGTGATTCTCACCATGCAACGCCGTCTACCATACCATCATTGTATGAACACAGTTACAAAGAACGGATGGATCATAAGTTCATAAAACATTTAGGCATTAACCATTacttaaaatgtaaaatgtcatTGCATATGAAAATGACTGCTCAATCAAATAATGTTCCAAAATCTATTAAACTTTCACGCCTACAAGGTCAGAACTGCAGTTAAAACCACAAAAAGATAGAGACAGGTAATCGGGTATCAAAAGTTGTAAAACTTCAAAACTAAAACCAAGTCCGAACTCACAAAACTCTCTTCCTCTTAATGGAGCTTTACTACTACATTAGATGATACCGATTTTGTTTGCCACATCCAAAGCATCGTAGTCAGGGGTCAGCCTAACATAAGCCTTTTTGGTACCATCGGGCCTGGATCAAAAAAGATATTCAGATTATCAGATCATTCAACGAAGATGCACAGAAAGTAACACAAGCCAGTAATCTTTACTGAAATTGCAATTTACTAACCTGATCAAGGTATTCACTTTCTTGGTCTGAATGTCGTACATCTTCTTCACGGCAtccttgattttctttttgtcaGCACGTATGTCAACaatgaagaccaaagtgttgttGTCTTCAATCTTCTTCATTGCAGACTCAGTGGTCAGAGGATACTTCAATATCTGATAATGATCAAGCTTGTTCCTCGGAGTAGCACTAACACGAGGGTACTTAGGGTTCCTCTCCTTTTTCAATGTCCTAGGGCGGTGAAATGTAACTGAGGTTCTGATCTTCTTAACTTTCTTAACAATAGGTCCAGATTTCAAAGCCCTTGCAGCCTTCACGGCTTGTGACTTTGGGTCAGCCTTTTTTGAAACATCAGCTGCAAAAGATATGCACTGGTCAGATAGACgctatttaaaattttatccatATAAATTTTCCCGTAGCTCATTGGAGAGGGGAAAGTCGAAAGGGAACTTACGGGAAATAACATACTAAAGGCCAATGAGTATGGCAAGTAAGAGTGgaaatgaatttgaatcacctaTGGTTACTGATTAAACAAAACCCAAACCATTGCAGGGCTAATTACATCTTGTCAATAACTACGGGTAGAAGCGATGAAAATGTGCAAGTACAAGCTAACGTTAACAGGCATTGACTTATAACTAGATTGATAGAATTTATTTCTTCCAAATACTCCAAAATTCTGCTACCCTCAACCAATAATGCTAGCAGACAAGTCATAATTATAACCCACACTCTAAGATGTTCAAATCCACTTGACTATGAGTTTATAACTTTTGTCTTCCAATTCCCTTGATACCCCTAGACTCTGACGACACCCGCACATGAAACTTAAACGAAACTAGACTCCAAACGTGCTATTCAATTGACTAAACATTTGAATTCTAAGGGAGACCCATGCATCCGAGTGTGACAGGTATCATAAGAACTAAATCACCGATACATTCAAGTGCAGTTAACGACAGAGATGTAAATAGAAAAGGGAAACATGTGGGCGTAAACTGAATACGATGACGAAGCACTAAATCACCGATACATTCGTGTGCAGTTGATGAAGTAACATATGGAGTCCAATACAACCATTAAAACTAACATAACTAAATAGCACGATAAAGTTTTTCTTATAACAGGCCAACCATACACAATGATAAAAGGTTAAACTAAGAAATTAGGGTGCACAAAAACATAGAATA is a genomic window containing:
- the LOC137714280 gene encoding RING-H2 finger protein ATL74-like, with the translated sequence MSSGSQDTNWKSWIIPYVAPICIFTLLFGYYKIRRLLCRPLESAGLSRNPNQSRVLSEFNPDDPSLQFQRNGLDFSIARSLPVTQFKKKDEAEAAERSPGQSNTDCAICLGEFNDGEWLKELPKCSHEFHISCIDAWFVSHSNCPICRSQVSDLMRDPPVPTQTPEETLSQDEVEERAVNFELLRSAVIDAIRHPGDLMT
- the LOC137716281 gene encoding large ribosomal subunit protein uL23y encodes the protein MAPAKADVSKKADPKSQAVKAARALKSGPIVKKVKKIRTSVTFHRPRTLKKERNPKYPRVSATPRNKLDHYQILKYPLTTESAMKKIEDNNTLVFIVDIRADKKKIKDAVKKMYDIQTKKVNTLIRPDGTKKAYVRLTPDYDALDVANKIGII